The region CTGTTCAAATTAGAACCATGTTAAAACAAAAACCACCCATACGAATGATAGCACCTGGAACTGTGTTTAGAAGAGACTTTGACATTACTCACACTCCTATGTTTCATCAAATTGAAGGTTTGGTTGTAGATTCAAGCGATAAAATTTCTTTTGCAAATTTAAAACATGTTATGGAAGAATTTTTACACAATATGTTTGGAGATGTAGAAGTTAGATTTAGACCCTCTTTTTTTCCTTTTACAGAACCATCTGCTGAAGTTGATATTTCTTGTGTTTTCTGTGAAGCAAAAGGATGTAGAGTTTGTTCACAAACAGGATGGATTGAAATTCTAGGATGTGGAATAGTGGATGAAAATGTATTTAAATCAGTAGGTTATGAAAACGTATCTGGTTATGCATTTGGTTTGGGAATCGAACGAATGGCAATGCTTATCCATAACATTGGAGATTTACGATCACTGTTTGAAGGTGACTTAAGACTATTAGGACAATATAAATGATTATTTCAAGAACATGGTTACAAGAATTTGTTGATATCTCTCAAGTTTCTACTGAAGATATTTGTGCAACATTAAATTCTATTGGTTTAGAAGTTGATTCTACAAGTAAAAACAGAATTCCAGAAGGTGTTGTAATTGGAAAAGTTACCCAAAAGATAAAACATCCTGATGCAGATAAATTAAATATTTGTCAAGTTGATGTAGGAGATCAAAGCGTACAAATTGTTTGTGGAGCAAAAAATGTTGCCCAAGGTCAATATGTACCAGTAGCTATGGTTGGTTGTAATTTAGGGGATGATTTTAAAATTAAAAAAGCCAAACTTAGAGGAGTTGAATCAAATGGAATGATTTGTTCGTCAAGTGAAATTGGTTTGACAAAACTTAATAATGGTATCTTAGAATTAGATGATTCTATTGGCAAGCTTATTTTAGGAAAAGAATTAAATGAATACAAACTATTAAATGATGACATTATTGAAATAGAATTAACTGCCAATAGAGGAGATTGTTTAAGTATCCACGGAGTAGCAAGGGAACTTGCAGCTTACTACAATTTAAAAACCTATGAATTTGAGAAAAAATTAAACTACAATGATTCAGGAATTGGACAAAGCCTGGAAATAGAATGTGATTCAAAAATGGACGCATCGCTTATTTTTAAAGCCATTGA is a window of Campylobacteraceae bacterium DNA encoding:
- the pheS gene encoding phenylalanine--tRNA ligase subunit alpha, with amino-acid sequence MKEWLEKIKTSSSLDGLETLRVDILGKKGVLTKEFAKLKDIPNQEKKAFAQDLNTKKVSINQAIDDQKIILEKDALNKQLQSEKIDVSKFNNDLSCAALHPVNFTMDRVISYFQNLNFSVEEGPLVEDDFHNFESLNLPKYHPARDMQDTFYNKDYSLLRTHTSPVQIRTMLKQKPPIRMIAPGTVFRRDFDITHTPMFHQIEGLVVDSSDKISFANLKHVMEEFLHNMFGDVEVRFRPSFFPFTEPSAEVDISCVFCEAKGCRVCSQTGWIEILGCGIVDENVFKSVGYENVSGYAFGLGIERMAMLIHNIGDLRSLFEGDLRLLGQYK